One part of the Raphanus sativus cultivar WK10039 chromosome 7, ASM80110v3, whole genome shotgun sequence genome encodes these proteins:
- the LOC108816889 gene encoding pectinesterase PPME1 has protein sequence MRCTNVSILLALVMVFVTQMVLADDVTPIPEAKVQVEQWFKTNVAPLPSRKGLDPALVAAEAEPRTITVDPKGGEFKTLTDAIKSVPAANTKRVIIKIAPGEYREKVTIDRNKPFITLMGDPKAMPVITFDGTAAKFGTVDSATLIILSDYFMAVNIVVKNTAPAPDGKAKGAQALSMRISGNKAAFYNCKFYGFQDTICDDTGNHFFKDCYVEGTFDFIFGSGTSLYLGTQLHVVGDGIRVITAHAGKTADEKTGYSFVHCKVTGVGQGIYLGRAWMSHPKVVYAYTEMTSVVNPSGWQENKIAAHDKTVFYGEYKCVGEGAQTDKRVPFTQKIDTTVANRFLTLGYIEGSKWLLPPPAVAASI, from the exons atgagATGCACAAACGTGTCCATATTATTAGCCTTGGTGATGGTGTTTGTCACGCAGATGGTGTTGGCAGATGATGTAACACCAATTCCAGAGGCCAAAGTTCAAGTGGAGCAGTGGTTCAAGACCAACGTAGCTCCTTTGCCTTCGCGTAAAGGTCTAGATCCTGCTCTCGTAGCTGCTGAGGCTGAGCCACGTACCATCACC GTGGATCCAAAGGGAGGTGAATTCAAAACACTAACGGACGCAATAAAGAGCGTTCCTGCAGCGAACACAAAGCGTGTGATCATCAAGATAGCCCCTGGCGAATACAGAGAGAAGGTCACCATCGACAGAAACAAACCCTTCATTACATTGATGGGAGATCCCAAGGCCATGCCGGTTATTACTTTCGACGGTACTGCCGCAAAGTTTGGTACCGTAGATAGTGCCACACTCATTATCTTATCCGACTATTTCATGGCTGTCAACATCGTCGTtaag AATACAGCGCCGGCACCGGATGGTAAAGCGAAGGGAGCACAAGCTTTATCTATGAGAATCTCTGGAAACAAGGCTGCTTTCTACAACTGTAAATTCTACGGATTCCAAGACACAATTTGTGACGATACCGGAAACCATTTCTTCAAGGATTGTTACGTCGAAGGGACATTCGATTTCATCTTCGGAAGCGGGACCTCTCTTTACTTG GGTACACAATTGCACGTGGTGGGAGATGGCATTAGAGTGATAACAGCGCATGCGGGAAAGACCGCAGACGAGAAGACCGGATACTCTTTCGTGCATTGCAAGGTGACTGGAGTTGGTCAAGGAATCTATTTGGGTAGGGCATGGATGAGCCACCCTAAGGTTGTCTACGCCTACACCGAGATGACCAGCGTAGTCAACCCATCTGGATGGCAAGAAAACAAGATAGCCGCACATGACAA gACCGTGTTCTATGGAGAGTACAAGTGCGTAGGAGAAGGAGCACAGACAGACAAGAGAGTTCCATTTACACAAAAGATTGACACTACTGTAGCTAACCGTTTCCTTACCCTCGGCTACATTGAAGGATCCAAGTGGCTTCTCCCACCTCCCGCTGTTGCGGCTTCAATATGA